The segment CAGCACGGCCTCGGCCTCGGTGCTGTGCACGTCGAGGTCCGCGCGGCCCAGCAGCACGTTCTCGCGTACGGAGGCGGAGAACAGGGTCGCGTCTTCGAAGGCCATCGCGATATGCCGGCGCAGCTCTGCCAGCGTCAGGTCGCGCACGTCGACGCCGTCGAGCGTGACGCGCCCGCCGGTGACGTCGTACAGACGCGTGGGCAGGGTCGTCAGCGTCGTCTTGCCCGAGCCGGTCAGACCCACCAGGGCCATCGTCTCGCCGGGGCGCAGCACGAGTTCCACCCCGTCGAGCAGGTCGCGTTCGGCGGCCCCCGCATCCTGGTAGCGGAAGTGCGCGGCCTCGAAGGCGAGCTCGCCGCGGGGCTCCGCGATGGTCGCAGGCTCGGCGGGATCGGTGATCGTGTTGACCTCGTCGTAGATCTCGAAGACGCGATCGGTGGCCGTGCGCGCATCCAGCAGGAACGAGAAGAGGAAGCCGATCGACTCGATCGGCCAGCGCAGCACCGTGGCCATGGCGAAGTAGGCGAACAGCTCGGGCGCGGACAGCACGCCCTGCACGATGAGCCAGATGCCCGCCATGAGGTTGAGCGCGAAGGCGATCTCGGGCATGAGCACGAGCCAGAACCAGATCCAGCCCACCGAACGGGCCTTGCTCAGCTCGGTCTCGCGCAGCGACTCCGCCTGGCGGCTGAAGCGCAGCAGCGCGTGCTTGCCGCGGCCGAACGCCTTGAGCACACGGATGCCGTGCACGCTCTCCTCGACGCTCGTGGCGAGATCTCCCGCCTGATCCTGACTCTGCCGGGTGAGCACGCCGTAGCGCTTCTCGAAGCGGAAGCCCGCGATCCACAGCGGCACGGCCGTGATGAGGAAGATCGTGCCCAGCAGCCAGTGCCAGCGGAACAGCATGACGGCGCCGATGACGATCGTGAGCAGGTTGACCACGAGCAGCACAAGGCCGAAGGCCAGCCAGCGCCGGATGAGGCCGATGTCCTGCATCATGCGGCTGAGGAGCTGGCCGGACTGCCAGCGGTCGTGGAAGGCCACGGGAAGCCCCTGCAGACGCGAGTACAGGTGCGTGCGCATCGTGTACTCCACCTGCGTGGCGGGGTTGAGCACGAACTGACGGCGCAGGAACACCATGAGCGCCTCGCCGAGGGCGAGGGCGAACACGGCGGCGGCGCCGGCAATGATCGCGGCGGTCGCGCCCGAGGCGATGGGCCCCTCGAGCACGCCTTCGAGCACGAGCGGGATGCACAGCGCGATGACGGCGGCGGCGAGCGCGCTCAGCCCGCCGCCGAACAGGCGCCAGGCGGCGGGCTTGACGAACGGCCACAGCCGTGCGAGGGCGCGCACCGTGGACAGGCGCGGGGGCGAGGTTCGAGGAGTGGACGTGGAAGACATGATTCCCAGACGCGAGGGCGGAAGACGGAAAGGGGACGACGAAGGGGCGGATGCCGGGCATCCGTGGCATGACCGGGAGTGTGCGGCGGCTAGCTCTGGGAGCGAGCGGGAGCGCCCGGGACATCGCGACGGATCGACGAATCGGTGGTCGTGATCATGATGTCCTCCAGAGGCTCGGCCGGTGCCGCGCGGGCGGCGCGACAGCCCTCCAGCCTAAACGGACGAAGTGGCCGAGAGCAAGGCCGAGGGCGAATCGCGCAGAGGGTCTGCACGACTCAGCGCTGTGCTCACCCCTGCGCGGCCTCACGGGCGAGGAGCCGTTCCTTGACGTCGACGCCCCACGCGAAGCCGCCCAGCGAGCCGTCGGAGCGCAGCACCCGGTGGCACGGCACGAACAGCGCGGGCGCGTTGCGGGCGCAGATCGATGCGGCGGCACGCACGGCACGGTCGTTGCCGAGAGCCGCGGCGAACGCCGTGTAGGTGAACGGGCTCCCCGGGGCGATCTCGCGCAGCGCGGCCCATCCGCGCCGCTGCAGCGCGGTGCCGAACTGGCGCACGGGCACCGTGTCGATCGCCGAGAGCTCCCCCGCGTAGTACGCGGCGACGGCCTCGGCGGCGGGGCTCGCGGCGTCCACGGCCCGCACGTGCGCGGGGCGGTGGGCCGGGGCGAGTCGGGCGAGCACGGCGTCGGGATCCGCCGTCCAGCCGGCGACGAGCACCCGCCCGTCGTCGTCGGCGAGGATGCTGAACGCGCCGTCCGGGGTGTCGACGGTCTGGATCGTTGCGGACGGGATCGCGGCGGTCATGACTGCTCCTTCGATGCGGTCGCACGGGTGCGGGCGGGCCTGGGCGGGACCGCACGCCACAGGTGCGCGGTGAGGTAGCTGCGCCACGGGGCGGTCGTGGCCGCCCATCGGGCGAGCGGGGCGGGCTCGGCGGGCAGGCCCGCGGCGGCGGCTCCCGTGCGCACGGCGACATCGCCGGGGAGGAACACGTCGGGATCGCCGAGCACGCGCATCCGCACGTAGTCGGCCGTCCACGGCCCGATCCCGGGCATGGCCAGCAGCGCCTCCCGCTGCTGCGCGCCGTCATCGCCCAGGGTCAGCACGAGTTCACCGCCGGCGAGGGCGGCGGCCGCACCGGTGATCGCGCGGATGCGGGCGGCGGGTCCGCGCAGCACCTCGGCGCCGTGTTCGGCGATGGCCGCCATCGTCGGAAAGAGGATCCCCGCGGTCTCCGCGTCGCCTGACTCGCCGACCCGCTCACCCAGCGCCGCGGTGAGCGCCGTGAGCGCGGTGCGCGCCGAGGCGACGGAGATCTGCTGGCCGACCATGGCGCGGATGAGCATCTCGTGCGGATCCGCCGCCCCCGGGACCCGGATGCCGGGTGTGCGGGCGACGAGCGGCACGAGCGGGCGATGCGTCGAGAGGGCCTCGTCGACCGCGGCGGGATCGGCATCGAGGTCGAACAACCGCCGGGCGCGGGAGACGAGCGGCGCGAGGTCGGACAGCTGCGCGAGGCGGGCACGCAGTCGTATCCGCCCGTCGTCGCCGCGGCGCAGCTCGAACCAGGCCGGCCCGCCGCCCAGTCGCAGATGCCGGGCGAACCGGCGATCCCCCGCCTCTTCGACGCCGGGGATCGCCCGCACCCTCATCCAGTCGAACAGGCCCGCGGAATCGAAGGGCTCGCGGTGCGGCAGCACGAGGTCGATCGCGCCCGGAGAGCCGTTCGCCCCGTGTCCCGGCCGACGCAACCGGAGCGCGCCGGGGGTCATTCCGAACACTTCGCGGATCGTATCGTTGAACTGCCGCACGCTGGAGAATCCGGCTGAGAAGGCGACGTCGGCGATGGGCAGGTCGGTGGCGATCAGCAGCATCCGCGCGGTCTGGGCGCGCTGCGCCCTCGCCAGGGCGAGCGGCCCCGCGCCGAGCTCGGCCGACAGCAGCCGGGTGAGGTGGCGGGAGGAATAGCCCAGCCGCCGCGCGAGCCCCGGAACACCCTCGCGCTCCACGACGCCGTCGGCGATGAGGCGCATCGCCCGCGCCGCGGCATCCCCGCGCAGGTTCCACTCCGGCGACCCTGGTGCGGCCTCGGGCAGGCACCGCTTGCAGGCGCGGAACCCGGCCTCGTGCGCGGCGGCGCTGGTCGGGTAGAAGGTGACGTTCTCTGCCTTCGGCGTGCGGGCGGGGCAGCTGGGCCGGCAGTAGATACCCGTCGAGCGCACGGCCGTGACGAACTGCCCGTCGAAGCGGGTGTCGCGCGCGCTGATGGCGCGGTACCGCTGGTCGAAGGAGGTCGTCGAGAGGATCACGTGCTCCACTCTGCCATCTGCACACGGCGTCGGCTGGCGGAAATCGGACGCGGCGGCCTCGCCCTTCGAGGGTGTGACCGGCTCAGTGGAAGAAGTGGCGCTCCCCGGTGAAGAACATCGTCACGCCGGCCTTGCGCGCCGCATCCACGACCTCCTCATCGCGCACCGATCCGCCGGGCTGCACGATCGCCGTGATCCCCGCGTCGATGAGCACCTGAGGGCCGTCGGCGAATGGGAAGAACGCGTCGGATGCGGCGACCGAACCCGCCGCGCGCTCCCCCGCGCGCTCCACGGCCAGACGGCACGAATCCACCCGGTTGACCTGGCCCATGCCGACGCCGACGGTGGCGTTGCCCTTGGCGAGCACGATGGCGTTCGATTTCACCGCACGACAGGCCTTCCACGCGAAGATGAAGTTCTCCATCTCGTCGTCGTCGGGGCGCTCCCCCGACACGAGCTCCCAGTCGCGGGCGACCGAGGCGATGTCGTCGGGGAAGCGATCGGCGTCCTGCAGCAGCAGACCGCCGGAGACCAGGCGCACATCCATCCGCTCCTGCTGCCAGTCCTCGGGCAACTGCAGCAGGCGCAGGTTCTTCTTCGCCCGGAACACCTCCAGCGCCTCGGGCTGGAAGGAGGGCGCGACGATCACCTCGGTGAAGATGTCCTTGAGATTCTCGGCCATCTTCAGCGTGACCGTGCCGTTGGCGGCGATCACCCCGCCGTATGCGGAGACCGGGTCGCACTCGTGCGCGCGCAGATGGGCGCTGGCGATCGGGTCGAGCGCGTTCGGCGCCGTCGTGGCGATCCCGCACGGGTTGGCGTGTTTGACGATCGCGACGGCGGGAAGCACCATGTCGTACGCGGCCCGCAGGGCGGCGTCCGCATCCACGTAGTTGTTGTACGACATCGCCTTGCCCTGCAGCTGCGTGGCCTGCGCGATGCCGTGCTCGCCCACACGGGTGTAGATCGCGCCGCGCTGGTGCGCGTTCTCGCCGTAGCGCAGCGTGGCCAGGCGCTCGGCCTTGATCGTGAGGTGCGCCGGGAGGTCGTCGCCGTCACCGAGCGTGCCCTCGGCGAACCACTGCGCGACGGCGGAATCGTAGGCCGCGGTGTGCGCGAAGGCCCTGGCGGCGAGCTCGCGGCGCTGCGAAAGCCTGGTGCCGCCGGCGCCGACGGCCTCGACGATCGCCGGATACGACTCGGGCGAGACGACGATCGTGACGTTCGCGTGGTTCTTCGCCGCGGCGCGCACCATCGCGGGCCCGCCGATGTCGATCTGCTCGACCACCTCGTCGGCATCGGCACCCGAGGCGACCGTCTCGACGAAGGGGTACAGGTTCACCACGACGAGCTCGAACGGCACGATTCCCTGCTCGTCGAGCTGACGCTCATGATCCTCCAGGCGCAGGTCGGCCAGCAGCCCGGCGTGCACGTTCGGGTGCAGGGTCTTGACGCGCCCGTCGAGCATCTCGGCCACGCCGGTGACGCTGGCCACATCCCCCACGGCGATCCCCGCGTCGCGGATGGTCTGAGCCGTCGACCCCGTCGAGATGATCTCGACGCCGGCATCCGCCAGGCTCTGCGCGAGCGGGATGAGCCCGGTCTTGTCGCTCACCGACACCAGTGCACGACGGATCGGGATGAGGTCTCGCGTGCGGTACAGGGACGGATCGTGACGGGGACCGGACATCGGGTTTCCTTCCGGGTGGATGAGTCGTCGCGGCGGACGTGCTGTTGTGCGGTTCAGGAGGGCGAGGCGGCGCGCGCAGCGTCGAGGGCGAGGGAGCCCTCCGCGATGCGACGCACGACATCGATGAGCAGGCGGCGCTCGACGGGCTTGATGCGTTCGTGCAGGCTGTGCTCGGTGTCGCCGGGGAGCACGTCGATGCGCTCCTGGGCGAGGATCGGACCGGTGTCGACGCCGTCGTCGACGACGATCACGCTCGCGCCGGTCTGGGTCGCGCCCGCGGCGAGCGCATCGCGCACGGCATGCGCGCCCGGGAACTCGGGCAGGTGGGCGGGGTGCGTGTTGATGAGGTGCGGCGCCCATCCGGCGACGAACGACGGCGGCAGCAGGCGCATGAGCCCGCTGAGCACGACGAGGTCGGGGTTCCACACGCGCAGCTGCGCATCGACCTCGGCGGCCCAGGCCTCGCGGCTCTCGTGCTCGTGCCATGGCACGGTGAACGAGGGGATGCCGTACGCCTCGGCGTGCGCGAGACCCTCCGCCTCGCGGTCGGCGCCGACGACGACGATCCGGGCCGGGTACGAGGGGTCCGCGGCGGCGTCGAGAAGCGCGCGCAGGTTCGATCCGGTGCCCGAGATGAGGACGGCGACCGTGAGCACGACCTCAGTCTAGCGGCGCGTCGACGGGCGCCGAATCCTCATGGCGGGGCGGGGCGACGGCGTCGAACTCGGTGCGGTGCAGGGGTGCGAGCAACAGGATGGCGGCTCCGATGAGCACCTCCACACCGACCGCGAGCGCCACCGGACCCGGGTCGGGCCCGGCCACCGCGAGACGGCCGGGCCCGAGCGAGCCGGATGCCAGCGCCGCCAGCATCGCCGCCCCGGCCCCGGCCAGGGCGGCGATGGTGACAGCCGTGACTGTGCGCGGTCCGTAGCCGGACTCGCGCCCTTCCGACACGATCCGCGAGCGCACGATCCAGCCGGCCAGCGCCCCGGCGGCGATCGGTGCGAGCACGACCACGAGCATCCACGGCGATGAGGTCTCGGGCAGCAGGCCGAGCACGGGGATGCCGGGCACGACGCCCAGCTCGGTGCCGGCCGGCGAGATCGCGGTGCCCGTGCCGAGTGAGAAGCCGGGCCCGGCGATCCAGGACAGCGCCCACACCACGAGCGTCGGCAGGTAGCCGAGCTGGCCCAGCGAGATGACCGTCGTCCCCAACGCGTCCACGCGCAGTGACTCGAACAGCGAGACCATCTCGCCTCCGCGCAGCAGCGCGGCCAGCGCGACCGCCGCCGCCGAGCTCCCGAGGAGTCCTACCAGCGCCGCGGACGCCCCGCGCAGGGCGTCGGGGACGACCCCATGCCAGCGGCCCCATCCGTCGACCCGATCGTGCAGAGCGTCGACGATGCCGCCGTCGCCCTCGACCCACGCCGTGATGACGGCGCCCGCACCTGCTCCGCAGAGGTAGGCGAGCGCGGGTGCCGCGATGCCGAGCACCCAGGGGGTCGTAGCCAGATCGAGGCGCCCCGTGAGCACGACCGCGGTCGCGATGACGGCGAACACGACCGTGCCGGATGCGACGCCGGGGATCCACGCGCCGGCGTGCGCGGCGCGGTGGCCGGAACGCGCGGCGAACAGCGCCGTGAACACGAGGAAGGCCAGCGGGAACACCGACAGCGTGAACGTCGCCGCATCAGGGGCGATCCCCGCCGATCGGAGCACGGCATCCGGGATCGTCACATCCATCGGCACGGCGTGGCCGAACTGCCACAGCGTCGCCGTGGTGGGCCACAACGCTCCCCAGTCGGCGGAGAGACCGAACGCCAGGGTCCACAGCACGGTCAACGGGGCCAGCAGCGCCCCGAGTCCGACGGCCGCCGCGACGACCGCATCGACCGCGGCGAGGATGACGATGAGGAGGCGTTGCATGTCGATCCGAGCCTAGGCGAGATGACGCGCGGAGACCGCGGGACGCGCGCGACGGCATCCGCAGACGCGAAGAGGACCCCGGGTCGAGACCCGGAGCCCTCTCGGCGAGCAGTGTGTTACAGCTTCTCGATGATCTCGCGCATGAGGGCGGCCGTCTCGGACGGCGTCTTGCCGACCTTGACGCCGGCGGCCTCGAGGGCCTCCTTCTTCGCCTGCGCGGTGCCCGCCGAGCCCGAGACGATCGCGCCGGCGTGGCCCATGGTCTTTCCCTCGGGGGCGGTGAAGCCCGCGACGTAGCCGACGACCGGCTTGGTGACGTTGGCCTTGATGTACTCGGCCGCGCGCTCCTCGGCGTCGCCGCCGATCTCGCCGATCATCACGATCGCCTTTGTCTCTGGGTCGGCCTCGAACGCCTCCAGCGCATCGATGTGCGTGGTGCCGATGACGGGGTCGCCGCCGATGCCGATGGCGGTGGAGAAGCCCAGGTCGCGCAGCTCGAACATCATCTGGTAGGTGAGGGTGCCCGACTTCGACACGAGGCCGATCGGGCCCTTGCCGGTGATGTTGGCCGGCGTGATGCCCACCAGCGACTCGTCGGGGGTGATGACGCCGGGACAGTTCGGGCCGATGATCCGGGTCTTGTTGCCCTTGCTCTTCGCGTAGGCCCAGGCCTCGGCCGAATCGCCCACGGGGACGCCCTCGGTGATGACGACCAGCAGCGGGATCTCGGCGTCGATGGCCTCGACCATCGCATCCTTGGTGAACGCGCCGGGGACGAACGCGATCGACACATCTGCGCCGGTCTCCTTCATCGCCTCGGCGACGGAGCCGAACACCGGGAGCGAGACGGGGCTGCCGTCCTTGCCGGTGTGCTCGACGGTCGTGCCGGCCTTGCGGGCGTTGACGCCGCCGACGACCTGCGTGCCCGCCTTCAGCATGAGCGCGGTGTGCTTGGTGCCCTCGCCGCCGGTGATGCCCTGGACGATGACCTTGGAATCCTTGTTGAGGAAGATCGACATTTTCTGTTCAGTCCTTCGCAGTCTCTTCGGGGCTCAGGCGTTGGCCAGCTCGGCGGCCTTGTCGGCGCCCTCGTCCATGGTGGCGGCGAGCGTGACGAGCGGGTGGGCGTAGTCGGCGAGGATCGCGCGGCCCTCGTCGACGCGGTTGCCGTCGAGACGCACGACGAGCGGCTTGGATGCGGTGGCGCCGAGGGTCTCCAGGGCGCCCTTGATGCCGTTGGCGACGGCGTCGCAGGCGGTGATGCCGCCGAACACGTTGACGAACACGCTCTTCACCTGCGGGTCGCCGAGGATGACGTCCAGGCCGTTCGCCATGACCTCGGCGGATGCGCCGCCGCCGATGTCGAGGAAGTTGGCCGGCTTCACGCCGCCGTGGTTCTCGCCGGCGTAGGCGACGACGTCGAGCGTCGACATGACCAGGCCCGCGCCGTTTCCGATGATGCCGACCTCGCCGTCGAGCTTGACGTAGTTCAGGCCCGACTCCTTGGCCTTGGCCTCGAGCGGGTCGGCGGCATCCTTGTCCTCGAGCGCTTCGTGCTCGGGGTGGCGGATCTCGCTGGCGTTCTCGTCGAGGGTGACCTTGCCGTCGAGGGCGATGATCTCGCCCTCTTCGGTGCGCACGAGCGGGTTGACCTCGACGAGCGTGGCATCCTCGCCCTTGTAGACCTCGAAGAGCTTCACGAAGACATCGGAGACCTTCTCGACGAGGTCCTCCGGGAACTTCGCCGCGCGGGCGATCTCGACGGCCTTGGCCTTGTCGATGCCGGTGAGCGGGTCGACCTCGACGCGGGCGAGGGCCTCGGGCTTCTCGACCGCGAGCTGCTCGATCTCCATGCCGCCCTCGACGCTGCACAGCGAGAGGTAGGAGCGGTTGGCGCGATCCAGCAGCACGGAGAAGTAGAACTCCTCGGCGATGCGGGCACCGGCGGCGACCATGACGCGCTGGACGACGTGGCCCTTGATGTCCAGGCCCAGGATGGCCTTGGCGGCCTCGTAGGCCTCATCCGGGGTCTTGGCGACCTTCACTCCGCCGGCCTTTCCGCGGCCGCCGGTCTTGACCTGCGCCTTGACGACCACGACGCCGCCGAGCTTCTCGGCGGCCGCCTTCACCTCCTCCGGGGTGTCGGCGACGATGCCGGCGAGCACCGGCACTCCGTACTTCTCGAATAGGTCTCGTGCCTGGTACTCGTACAGATCCACTGCGCGTCCTCCGCTGGGGTTGCCCGGAAAAGTCTCTCGATATCAAGATATCGACCAATCCCCCATCCTACTCCTCCGCCCTGACCGGTCCGTGCCAGCCCGGCGCCGCCGTTCTCGCCGGAGCGCGGGCTCCTCTAGGCTCCTGGTATGAGCGAGAGCGCCGAGGCACCACCCACGCGCACCGCCGTCGTGGCGGCCGCGCTCGAGCTGTTCGCCGACCAGGGCTTCGGCGCGACCTCGGTCGAGCAGATCGCGAAGGCGGCGGGCATCTCCCGCTCGACTTTCTTCCGACAGTTCGGCGGCAAGGACGACGTGGTCTTCGCCGACCACGAGGAGATGCTCGACGAACTGCGCGCCTACCTCGATCGGACGCATGCCAATCCGTGGGCGGCGGTGTGCGAGGCGTCCCTCCTCGTCTTCCGTCGATTCGCCGCCGATCCCGAACTCGCGCGGCGGCGCTACCAGGTCGTGCGCCAGGAGCCCCCGCTGCGCGAGCGCGAGATCGTCACGGTGTTCCGCTACGAGCGCCTCTTCGACGAGTACCTGCGGCGCGCGCTGCCCGGCCTGGATCCGCTGGCCGCCGTGAGCTTCGCGGCCGGCGTGGCCGCCGTGCACAACCACGTGCTGCGGCGCCTCCTGCGCGGCGCCCGCACGCCGGTCTCCGTGCTGCGGCACGCGCTGGACGACATGATGCGCCGCTTCGGTGTGCTGCCAGGGACGACCGAGGACCACGACGCGGATGCCGTCGTCGTGGCCGTCTTCCCCCGCACGATGCCGATGGCCGAGATCACGCGACGACTGAGCGACGAGTTGACCTGACCAGTCGATGTCCACCGGTTCGATGCCTCGACGATCCGCACGACGCGCCACCGTCATCGGCGGTGGTCCGAACGGGCTCGCCGCCGCGGTGTCACTGGCCAGGGCGGGGTACGCCGTACACGTGCTCGAGGCGGCGGCGGCCGTCGGCGGCGGCGTGCGCAGCGAGGAGGGGCCGCTGCCCGGGTTCGTCAGCGACGTCTGCTCGGCCGTGCATCCGGCCGCGTACGCGTCGCCGTTCTTCCGCGCGTTCGGACGCGATCGGATCGACTGGATCGTGCCCGAGGCCTCGTACGCGCATCCGCTCGACGGAGGGCGCTCGGCGATCGCCTGGCGCGACCTCGACCGCACCGCCGACGCGCTGGGCACCGATGCCCGCGCGTGGCGCGCCCTGCTGCGCCCGCTCACCCGACGCATCGATGCCCTCGTGGAGACCACCGGATCCTCCCTGCTGCAGGTGCCACCGCATCCGGTCACCGCGTTGCGCTACGGGCTGCGGATGCTGGAGCAGGGCACGGCGATGTCGGCACGCACGTTCCGCGGCGAGGAGGCGGCGGCGCTGTTCGCCGGGGTCGCCGCGCACGCCAACGCCGCCCTCCCCTCGCCCGGTGCGGCGGCGGCGGGGCTGCTGCTGGCCGCACACGGACACGCCGGAGGGTGGGCGTATCCCCGCGGCGGTGCGCAGCGGATCGCGGATGCGCTCGTCGACGATCTGCGCGCACACGGCGGCACGATCGAGACGGATGCCGGGGTGGGCGACCTGTCGTCTCTCGACTGGGGCGATCCGGCACGCGGTGACGTGCTGGTGCTCGCCGGCTCTCCCCGCCTCGCCCTCACCCTGCGCGACGTGCCCGCGGCGTACGCCGGGGCGCTCCGCCGCTACCGCTACGGCGCGGCGGCGGCCAAGGTCGACTTCGCCCTCGACGGCCCGGTGCCGTGGGCGGACCCCGCCGTCGCGCTCGCGCCCACGGTGCACGTCGGCGGCACCCGCGACGAGATCCGCGCGAGCGAGAACGCCGTCGCTCAGGGGCGGGTGAGCGCGGCGCCGTACGTGCTCGTCGTGCAGCCGTCGGTGCTCGACGCGACGCGCGCACCGGAGGGGAAGCACGTGCTGTGGTCGTACATCCATGTGCCGGCGAACTCCGACCTCGACGCCACCGAGCTCATCACCCGGCAGATCGCGCGCTTCGCGCCCGGCTTCCGCGACCGCATCCTCGCCTCCCGGGCCGTCGCCGCGCGCGACCGGGTGCGGACGAACCCGGCCGAGATCGGCGGCGACATCTTCGGCGGCGCGTTCACGATCGTCCAGGCGCTGCGCCGCCCCGTCGTCGCGCGCTCGCCATGGCGCACCCCGATGCCCGGGGTGTACCTCGCCTCGGCATCCACGCCGCCCGGCCCCGGCGTCAACGGCATGGCGGGCTGGCACGCCGCCCGCACCGTGCTCGCCGACGCCGGAGAGCGAGTGAGCCTGGCCGATCTCTTCGGCTGACAGCGTCGGTCGCGGCGGGCAGGATGGGGGCATGCGCTACGAGATCCCCGCACCGATGCTCGCCAAGGCTGTCTCGACCGTCCCCGATCCCGACAAGACGCCCGGCGGTCTGCTGTACGAGCCGAAATGGGACGGCTTCCGCGGGCTCATCGCCTGGGA is part of the Microbacterium pseudoresistens genome and harbors:
- a CDS encoding TetR/AcrR family transcriptional regulator, with protein sequence MSESAEAPPTRTAVVAAALELFADQGFGATSVEQIAKAAGISRSTFFRQFGGKDDVVFADHEEMLDELRAYLDRTHANPWAAVCEASLLVFRRFAADPELARRRYQVVRQEPPLREREIVTVFRYERLFDEYLRRALPGLDPLAAVSFAAGVAAVHNHVLRRLLRGARTPVSVLRHALDDMMRRFGVLPGTTEDHDADAVVVAVFPRTMPMAEITRRLSDELT
- a CDS encoding phytoene desaturase family protein → MPRRSARRATVIGGGPNGLAAAVSLARAGYAVHVLEAAAAVGGGVRSEEGPLPGFVSDVCSAVHPAAYASPFFRAFGRDRIDWIVPEASYAHPLDGGRSAIAWRDLDRTADALGTDARAWRALLRPLTRRIDALVETTGSSLLQVPPHPVTALRYGLRMLEQGTAMSARTFRGEEAAALFAGVAAHANAALPSPGAAAAGLLLAAHGHAGGWAYPRGGAQRIADALVDDLRAHGGTIETDAGVGDLSSLDWGDPARGDVLVLAGSPRLALTLRDVPAAYAGALRRYRYGAAAAKVDFALDGPVPWADPAVALAPTVHVGGTRDEIRASENAVAQGRVSAAPYVLVVQPSVLDATRAPEGKHVLWSYIHVPANSDLDATELITRQIARFAPGFRDRILASRAVAARDRVRTNPAEIGGDIFGGAFTIVQALRRPVVARSPWRTPMPGVYLASASTPPGPGVNGMAGWHAARTVLADAGERVSLADLFG